A single window of Arcobacter venerupis DNA harbors:
- a CDS encoding dicarboxylate/amino acid:cation symporter — MKDLLKQLWFQVMLGMIGGIVLGLLLSPSAFALVDEKIAFAIAPWVALCGNIFLALIKMIVVPLVMSSIILGITSAGNVDILRSLGLKIAPYFVLTTMVAVTLGIFITYLIHPGTYVSSEIINQIATTSVPVEKTVLNLSIPDMIVGLIPISTAKAELDGNILAFVILAIFIGVALMNIDDEDARPMKDLAKSMQAFSMKVVDWAMKLAPYAVFGLLCNITIKIGFDAISSMSMYVLTVISGLLLLLCFYLTIVYFVANIKPFDFLSKIREVQLMAFSTSSSAAVMPLSMKTAEEKLNVPTTISKFVIPLGATVNMDGTAIYQVCAAIFLTQLYGLDLSLVEVVILALTTVGASIGAPSTPGVGIVILATILQGIGVPVEGIALILGVDRILDMCRTTINVTGDLTATLVMKKLTGFSNTSEKSANNLVQAQK; from the coding sequence ATGAAAGATTTATTAAAACAACTGTGGTTTCAAGTAATGTTAGGAATGATTGGAGGAATTGTTTTAGGTCTTTTATTATCTCCAAGTGCTTTTGCTTTAGTTGATGAAAAAATTGCTTTTGCTATAGCTCCTTGGGTTGCTTTATGTGGAAATATTTTCTTAGCACTTATAAAAATGATTGTTGTTCCTCTTGTAATGAGTTCAATAATATTAGGGATTACAAGTGCTGGAAATGTGGATATTTTAAGAAGTTTAGGCCTTAAAATTGCTCCATATTTTGTTCTTACAACTATGGTTGCAGTTACTTTAGGTATTTTCATAACTTATCTAATTCATCCAGGAACTTATGTTTCAAGTGAGATAATAAATCAAATTGCAACAACATCAGTTCCAGTTGAAAAAACTGTTTTAAATCTTTCTATACCTGATATGATAGTTGGACTAATTCCAATAAGTACAGCAAAAGCTGAACTTGATGGAAATATTTTAGCCTTTGTAATCTTGGCAATATTCATAGGCGTTGCTTTGATGAATATTGATGATGAAGATGCAAGACCAATGAAAGATTTAGCAAAATCAATGCAGGCTTTTTCTATGAAAGTAGTAGATTGGGCTATGAAACTAGCACCTTATGCTGTATTTGGACTTTTATGTAATATTACTATCAAGATTGGTTTTGATGCCATATCTTCTATGTCTATGTATGTTTTAACGGTAATTTCAGGATTGTTATTGCTTTTATGTTTTTATTTGACAATTGTATATTTTGTTGCAAACATAAAACCCTTTGATTTCTTGAGTAAAATCAGAGAAGTTCAATTAATGGCTTTTTCAACTTCAAGCTCAGCAGCTGTAATGCCATTATCAATGAAAACAGCAGAAGAGAAACTAAATGTTCCAACAACTATTTCAAAATTTGTAATACCTTTGGGAGCAACTGTAAACATGGATGGCACAGCAATTTATCAAGTATGTGCAGCTATTTTTTTAACTCAACTTTATGGACTTGATTTATCTTTAGTTGAAGTAGTAATTTTAGCTTTAACAACAGTTGGAGCTTCTATTGGAGCTCCAAGTACTCCAGGAGTTGGTATTGTTATCCTTGCTACGATTTTACAGGGAATTGGAGTTCCAGTTGAGGGAATTGCACTTATTTTAGGAGTTGATAGAATTCTTGATATGTGCAGAACCACAATAAATGTTACAGGAGATTTAACTGCAACTTTGGTTATGAAAAAGCTAACAGGTTTTTCAAATACAAGTGAAAAAAGTGCAAATAATTTGGTTCAAGCGCAAAAGTAG
- a CDS encoding AraC family transcriptional regulator, translated as MKLKSLSNTFFENVTNSHSEFKKHFHDTYTIGLTHEGLFKSIHENNINLSYKNSTKVINPGEMHGGNSNSWKYTNFYPSIELVSAIYEQIFFEKKIPIFTEHIIEDLNLYKLLYSFFLSALKNEDEMIVETYLISSLSYLIKNYTFTTLKEPKFNNNIILENSITYIKDCLETNISLDELALNSSLSKYHFLRIFKNSTGITPHQYILNQKIERSKELILKGMNLSEVAFNLGFNDQSHFIKTFKKTYGYVPSQLKQKSNFLLYK; from the coding sequence ATGAAACTAAAATCTTTAAGTAATACTTTTTTTGAAAATGTTACAAATTCACATAGTGAATTTAAAAAACATTTCCATGATACTTATACTATTGGATTAACCCATGAAGGCTTATTTAAATCTATTCATGAAAATAATATTAATCTATCATACAAAAATTCAACCAAAGTAATAAATCCAGGAGAAATGCACGGAGGAAACTCAAACTCATGGAAATATACAAACTTTTATCCATCAATTGAATTAGTAAGCGCGATTTACGAACAAATATTTTTTGAAAAAAAAATTCCTATTTTTACAGAACATATTATTGAAGATTTGAATTTATACAAACTTTTATATAGTTTTTTTTTAAGTGCTTTAAAAAATGAAGATGAAATGATAGTTGAGACATATTTAATATCCAGCTTATCTTATTTGATAAAAAACTATACTTTTACAACTTTAAAAGAGCCTAAATTTAACAATAATATAATTCTTGAAAATTCTATAACTTATATAAAAGATTGTTTAGAAACAAATATTTCATTGGATGAATTAGCACTTAATTCAAGTCTTAGTAAATACCATTTTTTAAGAATTTTTAAAAATTCAACTGGAATTACTCCTCATCAATATATTTTAAATCAAAAAATTGAAAGAAGTAAAGAACTTATATTAAAAGGTATGAACCTTTCAGAAGTTGCTTTTAATTTGGGATTTAATGATCAATCTCATTTTATTAAAACCTTCAAAAAAACCTATGGTTATGTACCAAGTCAACTAAAACAAAAAAGCAATTTTTTACTATACAAATAA
- a CDS encoding methyl-accepting chemotaxis protein has translation MFKNFSIKKILVLSGILIFFVASINLVVNIFQLSSVENKVKEKEHDILPSVFNFLELEKDVIQVQQWLTDVSATRAADGFSDGFDISKEYFIKANTLLDKMILEHKNKNESADVKELEEFKNNFNKFYEVGLKMANTYVKFGPEEGNKIMEELDPFAEKLTDKLDKWISVHLKENSEKSVEIENTINFTQNNLVILGLFIIILNLIVFVILIRRISSSLEIFQGGLLSFFAYLNKESKVVQLLDDRVQDEFGKMSTVINENITKTKEIIDSDTKFLSEITEVVNEVKNGHLNKKLENKVQSESMEKLREHINEMLFNLQLKVCTNINDISFALEKYSKLDFTHRIKGCSSEVTVGLNKLADIINDMLVENKSNGLTLQSSSNILMSNVETLSSSSTQAAASLEETAAALEEITSNIASNNNNVIQMSSYANEVINSASQGEKLANETTTAMEEINTQVNAINAAITVIDQIAFQTNILSLNAAVEAATAGEAGKGFAVVAAEVRNLASRSAEAAREIKNIVEIATSKANGGKQIANNMIVGYKELNQSILKTIDLIKDVEHSSKEQLSGIEQINSAVSELDQQTQQNANVALQTKEVAQTTLFIANRVVKNANDKEFIGKDSVKVKVIDKQGNIQI, from the coding sequence ATGTTTAAGAATTTTTCAATTAAGAAAATTTTAGTTTTGTCAGGTATTTTAATATTTTTTGTAGCTTCTATTAATTTAGTCGTTAATATTTTTCAACTCTCATCGGTTGAAAATAAAGTTAAAGAAAAAGAACATGATATTTTACCTTCAGTGTTTAACTTTTTAGAGTTAGAAAAAGATGTAATTCAAGTACAACAATGGCTAACAGATGTTTCCGCAACAAGAGCTGCAGATGGTTTTTCAGATGGTTTTGATATTTCAAAAGAGTATTTTATAAAAGCAAATACTTTACTTGATAAAATGATTCTTGAACATAAAAACAAAAATGAAAGTGCTGATGTAAAAGAGTTAGAAGAGTTTAAAAATAATTTTAATAAATTTTATGAAGTAGGGCTAAAAATGGCTAATACTTATGTGAAATTTGGTCCTGAAGAAGGAAATAAAATCATGGAAGAACTTGATCCTTTTGCTGAAAAACTAACAGATAAATTAGATAAATGGATAAGTGTTCATCTTAAAGAAAATAGTGAAAAATCTGTAGAAATAGAAAATACTATAAACTTTACTCAAAATAACTTAGTTATTTTAGGATTATTTATAATTATTTTAAACTTAATAGTTTTTGTTATTTTAATAAGAAGAATATCTTCTTCTCTTGAAATTTTCCAAGGTGGATTGTTGTCTTTTTTTGCCTATTTAAATAAGGAATCAAAAGTGGTTCAATTATTAGATGATAGGGTTCAAGATGAATTTGGGAAAATGTCAACAGTAATAAATGAAAATATTACAAAAACAAAAGAGATTATTGATTCAGATACTAAATTTTTATCAGAAATTACTGAGGTAGTTAACGAAGTTAAAAATGGGCATTTAAATAAAAAACTTGAAAATAAAGTTCAATCTGAAAGTATGGAAAAATTAAGAGAACACATAAATGAAATGTTATTTAATTTACAATTAAAAGTTTGTACAAATATAAATGATATTTCATTCGCTTTAGAGAAATACTCAAAACTTGATTTTACACATAGAATTAAAGGTTGTAGTAGTGAAGTTACCGTTGGTTTAAATAAACTAGCTGATATTATAAATGATATGCTTGTGGAAAATAAATCAAATGGACTAACTCTTCAAAGTAGTTCAAATATTTTAATGTCAAATGTTGAAACATTAAGTTCATCATCTACACAAGCAGCAGCTTCACTTGAAGAAACAGCAGCAGCATTAGAAGAGATAACTTCAAATATTGCAAGTAATAATAATAATGTAATTCAAATGTCAAGTTATGCAAATGAAGTTATAAATTCAGCTTCTCAAGGTGAAAAACTTGCTAATGAAACTACAACAGCAATGGAAGAGATTAATACTCAAGTAAATGCAATAAATGCTGCAATAACAGTAATTGATCAAATTGCTTTTCAAACAAATATCCTTTCTTTAAATGCAGCTGTTGAAGCTGCAACTGCTGGTGAAGCAGGGAAAGGATTTGCTGTAGTTGCAGCAGAAGTGCGAAACTTAGCATCTCGCTCAGCAGAAGCAGCCCGTGAAATAAAAAATATTGTTGAAATAGCAACGTCTAAAGCAAATGGTGGAAAACAAATAGCAAATAATATGATAGTTGGTTATAAAGAGCTAAATCAATCAATTCTAAAAACTATTGATTTAATAAAAGATGTTGAACACTCATCAAAAGAACAACTTTCAGGAATAGAGCAAATAAATTCAGCTGTATCAGAACTTGACCAACAAACTCAACAAAATGCAAATGTTGCTTTACAAACAAAAGAAGTTGCTCAAACTACACTTTTTATAGCAAATAGAGTTGTGAAAAATGCAAATGATAAAGAATTTATTGGAAAAGATAGTGTAAAAGTAAAAGTTATAGATAAACAAGGAAATATACAAATATAA